Sequence from the Thermodesulfobacteriota bacterium genome:
AACCAGATAGCACAGGCGTGTGTTTTGTTCCCTCTGACAATTATAGGGACTATCTTATTAGCCAAAATGCCTTTACACAATTAGAAGGCGAGATTGTTGACACAAGCGGCGAGGTACTTGGAAAGCATAGGGGCATTTATTCTTTCACAGTAGGGCAGCGAAGAGGGCTTGGGATAGCTACAGGAAAACCGATGTACGTGGTGGGCCTTGTACCTAAGGAGAACAAAGTAATAGTGGGTGAAGAAGATAAAATATACAGCAGCAAGCTGGTAGCTGAGAACCTATCGTGGGTAGAAGAAAAAAATCCAATTGAAGAAAATGGAATAGAAGTAAAAGCAAAAGTTAGAAATAGACACATTGAAGATGACGCTTTGGTAAAAATGACCTCAGAATCAAATGCAGAAATTGAGTTTAAAAACCCTCAGCGTGCAATCACACCAGGGCAAGCAGTGGTATTATATAAAGATAAAAAAGTCTTAGGGGGAGGCTGGATTAACAGGGTCTTATAGACATGAAAAGTATTTCAATAGTCACCCTTGGGTGCAAAGTAAACCAATATGATACAGCTGTAATATTAAATCAGCTTCCTAAAAGCAGATATAAAAGAGTTCCATTTTCAGACAAAGCAGATGTGTATGTCATAGATACCTGCACAGTAACTCACAGAGCAGACTCGGAGGCCAGAAATTATATTAACCGTGCTAAGAGAGCTAACCCTGATGGTCTGGTTGTAGTTACAGGGTGCTATGCCCAAGTATCGCCTGAAGAGCTTAAAGAAGTAAAGGGGGTCGATTACGTAATAGGAAACTCTCACAAGTTCACATCACTTCTCAAAATTATTAGAGAGGGTGAGCGGCAGCAAGAGCCCAAGGTTTTCATCTCAGACATATTCAAGGAAAAAAAGAAGGGATTTGAATCACCAGATATTGAAGTTTTCCCGGGAAGAACAAGAGCATTTCTAAAAGTGCAGGACGGATGCAACTATGCTTGCACATTTTGTATTATTCCAAGGGCAAGAGGACGTTCAAGAAGCCTTGATATCCCAGAGATACTAAGCCGCATGGAAAAACTAGCAAACTCCGGCTACAAGGAGATAGTACTTACCGGCGTTCATATCGCCAGCTATGGTAGAGAAATGGGATCCAGCTTCTTTGAACTGCTCAAAGAGATTGAAAAAGAGAAAATAGTAGGGCGTGTAAGATTGACTTCTTTAGACCCTGCAGATACTGAGCCTGAGCTAATAGATTTTATAGCTGACTCTCAAACTATTTGTCCGCAGTTTCATATAGCTCTTCAAAGTGGTGATAATGAAGTTCTAAAAGCAATGAGAAGAAGATACAACCAGGATAAATTTTTTGAAATAACCGATCTAATACGAAAAAGAATCCCTGATGCTGCTATTGGTTCTGATATTATGGTTGGGTTCCCCGGAGAAACTGAAGCACAATTTAACAACACCTACAATGTGGCCAAAGAATCTGCACTTACTTATTTTCATGTGTTCCCATATTCTAAGCGAAAGATGACTCCTGCTGCCAATATGCAAAATCAGGTAGCATCGGATCAAATTAAAGAAAGAAGTAAAATTCTAAGAGATCTGGGCAGCACCAAGAAACAAGAGTTTTTTGAAAAGTTTATAGGCAGATCATTTCCCGTACTAATTGAAAAAGGCTCAAAAGGCACTACTCCTAATTACATACCTGTCAGAATTGATAATCAAGGTTTAGATATAGGTCAGGAAGTAATGGTAAAAATAACTGACGTTGTTAACGAAGAAGCAGTTGGAGATTTGGTTAGTACCACAAGATAAATCCTAATTATGCCCACCTACTTAAGACTCTTCGCACTTGTATTATTCTTAATCCAATCATCATGTTACTTTGGCTATTCTTCAGGCAAAGAGCTCTCTGAGGCAAATTGGTACGATTCTGATCAAACTCTAAAAATCTGGGCCTTAGCTGACATTCAGCCCACTGATGAAGGCGATAAAGAGGCATTTGAAATATCCATTAGGGATATAAACGAAAATGT
This genomic interval carries:
- the mtaB gene encoding tRNA (N(6)-L-threonylcarbamoyladenosine(37)-C(2))-methylthiotransferase MtaB; the protein is MKSISIVTLGCKVNQYDTAVILNQLPKSRYKRVPFSDKADVYVIDTCTVTHRADSEARNYINRAKRANPDGLVVVTGCYAQVSPEELKEVKGVDYVIGNSHKFTSLLKIIREGERQQEPKVFISDIFKEKKKGFESPDIEVFPGRTRAFLKVQDGCNYACTFCIIPRARGRSRSLDIPEILSRMEKLANSGYKEIVLTGVHIASYGREMGSSFFELLKEIEKEKIVGRVRLTSLDPADTEPELIDFIADSQTICPQFHIALQSGDNEVLKAMRRRYNQDKFFEITDLIRKRIPDAAIGSDIMVGFPGETEAQFNNTYNVAKESALTYFHVFPYSKRKMTPAANMQNQVASDQIKERSKILRDLGSTKKQEFFEKFIGRSFPVLIEKGSKGTTPNYIPVRIDNQGLDIGQEVMVKITDVVNEEAVGDLVSTTR